The following DNA comes from Candidatus Zixiibacteriota bacterium.
GTAATGAAAGATAGGCGGACTGACTACGGTCCTCCGCATTACGAACAATTTTTGCCGCCGATTGTTAAAGAAAATTACGGCAAATGGGAATATCACGAAATCATCAAGCCTGGCGTAATGGTTCATGTATCTGAAACAGGCGCTAAGCTTTATACCGTCCGGGCGGCTTCCGGCAGACTTATAAGCGTCCAAAAAATTCGCATGTACTGCGACCTTGCCGACAAATATTGCGGCGGATATGTAAGATTTACCAGCCGTCATAACATTGAGTTTTTATTCGGCGATGAGAAAAATATTGAACCGCTGATTAAAGACCTTGAGGAAATGGGACATCCGGTCGGTGGTATCGGTAATGCTATTACCTCCATCGTTCATACCCAAGGCTGGGTTCATTGTCACTCTGCGGCTACAGATGCTTCCGGTATTGTTAAGGCTGTGATGGATGATCTAATTGAATACTTTAAAGAAAGAAAACTTCCCGGCAAGCTCAGGATTGCTTTGGCTTGTTGTTTGAATATGTGCGGCGCGGTTCATTGCTCCGATATCGCTATTCTTGGCATCCACAGACGTCCGCCGAAAATCGATCATGCCAACCTTAAAAAGGTTTGCGAGATTCCAAACGTATCCGCTTCCTGCCCGACTGCGGCTATCAGGCCAGCAACAGTAGATGGTTATGCATCGGTTGAGGTTGACGAAGACCAATGCATGTTCTGCGCCAACTGCTTTACGGTATGTCCGGCTATGACTCTTAACGACCCGCTTAATGACGGTGTTTCGATTTGGGTTGGCGGCAAGGTATCTAATGCTCGTCATGAGCCAATGTTCTCAAAGCTGGCAATTCCATTTATACCGAATAATCCGCCGCGTTGGCCGGAAGTTACCAGCGCTATCAGGAATCTGGTGGAATTATGGGCTAAGAACGCCAAGAAATACGAGAGAATGGGCGAGTGGATTGAACGTATTGGCTGGCCTAAATTCTTTAGAATGTCTGGCATCAAGTTCCAGAAAGAACATATCGATGATTTCAAACATGCCGGTTTAACATATAAACGGTCAACTCATTTAACTTTTTAGAGGATTCTAATATGGCCAAAACCGCCGAAGAAATAGCAGATGCCATGTATGACATGGTTAAGCAAGCCACTGGTATGAAGAAATTAAAACCAAACGACCTTTCTAAAGCTATGATTCAGCTTTATGAATCCGAAGGGGTCGATAAGAAGCTGTGTAAAGAGGGTATCAAGCAATTGATTAACTCCGGAAGATGTGTTTACACATATTTCGGCGGCAGCTTCATTGAAATACCGCATAAGGAGGGCGCCGCCAACGATTAGAATTTGGCGCTCCAGGTTTTGTTTCTATGGTTGCTAAACTACCGCGGCTTTTAATTGCCGGTCTATCCGGCGATTCGGGAAAAACAATCGTCAGTTTAAGCCTTTTGACTGCCTTAAGTCAAAAGGGGGTGGATATTTCTGTGTTCAAAAAAGGACCTGATTATATCGATTCAGCTTGGCTGTCAATTATTTCAAAAACCCAATGCCGCAATCTGGACACATATCTTGTTGAACCAGACGATGTTTATAATATCTTTACCGGCAATGCCGGCAAAGATATATCTATCATCGAAGGAAACCGCGGTATCTTTGATGGCAAAGACGTTTCCGGCACTCACAGTACTGCGGGGCTCGCAAAACTTCTGCGAGCCCCCATTATTTTGGTAGTTGACGCTACCAAATCTACTCGGACTATTGCCGCCCTTGTGAAAGGGTGCATTGATTTCGACCCAGATATCGTAATTGCCGGCATAGTTTTAAACAGAATTGCCGGCGAAAGACATAAAAAGATAATAACCCAATCAATTGAAAAATACTGCGGCTTGCCGGTTTTGGGTTCTATACCAAAATTGGATAAAAACTCGACAATTATTCCCGGCCGTCATCTTGGGTTGGTTACTCCGCAAGAGTGCGAAAACAATTTAAAGCTAAATAGTATATTGTTAGAAATAGCTGAGAAATATCTTAATATAGGAAAATTAATTGAAATTGCCAATAATGCTGAAATTTTAGATGCAGCAGCCGCGCCCGCTAGCAGGCAGGTTGAATCAAAAACCAATAATAATGAAAAGATTGTAAAAATCGGTTATTTTAAAGATTCTGTATTTACATTTTATTATCCCGAAAATCTTGAAGCCTTAGAGGCAAGCGGTGCAGAACTTACGGCAATATCATCACTAAATGACAAATCGTTGCCTGATATAGACGCTCTCTATATCGGCGGCGGCTTTCCCGAAACACAAGCGCAGTTATTAGCCGGTAACAAGTCGATGATGGAGTCTGTCAGGAAAGCGGCTGTTTCCGGGATGCCGATATATGCCGAATGCGGCGGTTTGATTTATCTGTCGCGGTCGCTTAAATATGATGGCAAATTATTCCTTATGGCAGGGGTTTTCCCTATTGACCTGAAAATAAATCCCAAGCCTGTAGGTCATGGCTACACATCAATTAAAATCGATTATGATAACCCTTATTTTGAAACAGGTTCCACTATTAAAGGGCACGAGTTCCATTATTCCGGTCTGGCTGCAAACCAGTTGGATAATCCTATTGATAGTATCGTCAGCTGCATGGATGTTTTGACCGGATATGGAATAGGCAAACAGCGGGACGGACTTGTATATAACAATACTCTTGCCTGCTATACGCATATTCATGCTGCCGGAAATGAAAAATGGGCTGAGAACTTAATTGAAAATGCTTTGCAGTATAAGGAAAAGCGTTCGAACAGAAGTAATTCGTGGAATAGTAATTATTCAAAGGGAAATAACTGTTCTAATAATTTGAATTCAGCTTGCGCTGTTCAAAATATCAGTTATTGCGGATAAAATATGGAAATAGCTAAGGAGAAATAAATAAAATTGATAAAGTTGGATAGATAAAACCGATTTCAATTACAGATAATATTCAGGCTGATGATTAGGCCGCAATTATCGACTCAATCCGACTAAAGAAATCCGGCTCAGATAAATTTCAACAAGCGAGTAACGACATGGTAAAAAAAGTTAAAAAGAAAAAAAAGGGATTGCGGTCTTTAAGAAGTTCCGGAGGTTCAGCGGTTGAAACATCATCGCTTCGACCAAAATTTGTTCCCAAGAAATCGCCCTGCGGCAGTGTTGGCTGTCCCAATCATAACCATATAAGAAAAGCCCTGATGGCTGTTTCGAGAGCCGAGGAATTCGGTAAAGACGTTGATGAGCAAATTAAAGAAGCTTTTTATACTTTTCTCGAAACGACCCCCTTCCCTTCGGTTTGCGGCAGAGTTTGCCCGCATCCGTGTGAAACCGAATGCAACCGTAATGAGAAAGAAGGCGCTTTAGGCATCAATAGCTTCGAGCGATTCCTTGGCGACTATGGTCTTGAAAACAAACTGGCGCCTATCATGCTGACCGAGAAAAAAAGATCAGAAAAAATTGCTATTATCGGTTCCGGTCCGGGCGGCATGTCATGCGCCTATCAGCTTGCTCGCCGCGGTTATCCGGTTACGGTTTTTGAGGCATTTCCGAAAACAGGCGGCATGCTTCGCTACGGCATACCCGATTACCGTCTTCCTCAAAATATCCTTGATGCCGAAATCAAGCGCATTCAGGATATGGGAGTTGAGATAAAGACCAACACAACGGTTGGCAAAGATATTCCCTATGAAGACCTGCAAAAAGAATACAAGGCTATTTTTGTCGCTCTTGGCGCTCATAAGGGCAAAAACTTGAGAATTGAGGGCGAGGATGCCCCGAACGTATTTACCGGCACCGATTTTCTGCATAGAGTAAATGCCGGCGAAAGCGTTGAGGTTGGCGATAATGTGGTTGTCATCGGCGGCGGCGACACCGCTATTGATGCTGCCAGAATCGCCCGTCGCTTGGGCGCAAATGCTACTATTCTCTATCGCCGCACGAGAAAAGAAATGCCGGCAATCGATGAGGAAATTGACGGCGCCGAAAAAGAAGGCGTTAGAATCGATTTATTAGCCGCACCAATTGAAATCTATACTAAAGATGGTAAGGCTATCGGGATGAAATGTCAGAAGATGGAACTCGGCGAACCGGATGACTCCGGCAGACGCCGCCCCATGCCTATTGAAGGCGATACTTATGACCTCGAGTTTTCCGCTTTAATTGCCGCTATCAGTCAGGAACCTGATTTCAACGGCTTCGGTAGTCTTATCGAGGGAAAAGACTGGATTAAAGTTGACGATAAATTCAAAACGAAAATCGACGCTACCTATTCCGGCGGCGACAATATCAATCTGGGATTGGCAATTGACGCTATTTTTCATGGCCGGATGGCTGCTGGTCGTATCCATGAGATGCTTAGCGGCGAGGCAGTACCGGTAATGCCAAAGATGGATACTATCCGGATGGATAAAATGGCTCATGGCTATTACGAGGAAAAACAGCGTACTCCAATCAAGGAAATAGCGGTTGAGGATGCGCTCAAAAGCCTTACTGCTGAAATTACCAGCACTTGGAGCAAGGATGAGGCTGTTGGAGAATCGATGCGTTGTATGAGCTGCGGTATGTGTTTTGATTGCGGTACTTGCTGGAGCTTCTGCCAGGATAACGCGATAATCAAGCCCCTTATTCGAGGCGAGGAATATAAATTTAAAATGGAATTTTGCAATGGCTGCAAGAAGTGCGCCGAGAACTGTCCTTGCGGCTATATAGAGATGCATTAAGTACCAATAATAAAAAATTGATGTAGGAAATAAATTTAAAACAGAGGAGTCAAAATGGCAATTTTTGAACATGGCGACATTAAAATTGATGTCGATGAAGACGGATTCATGTTGGAACCCGATCAGTGGACTGAGGATGTTGCAATAGCTTTAGCAACTACCGAAGCCGTTGATAATATGACCGAAGAACATTGGAAGTTAGTTAATTACCTTAGAGAGTATTACCTGAAATTCGGGATTGCGCCGATGATTCGTAAGTTATGCAAAGAGACAGGCTTTCCTTTAAAGAAAGTTTACGAACTGTTCCCGTCAGGACCGGCTAAAGGCGCCTGCAAAGTCGCTGGTTTAGCTAAACCGACTGGCTGCGTATAAAAAATGCAATCGATAGGCTCGGGGAAATATTGATTTTTCCGAGCCTTTTATTTTATCTATAAATTATGGACGTTATCGATTTTAATTATTATGCTAAAAAACTTCTTAGAGCAAAATAAATCCGAAATAATAAAAAGATGGTTCGATTCAATTATTGAAACATACCCGGAAAATTCGCATGATTTCTTCAAGCGGGACAAGAATCAGTTCGGGAATCCTGTCGGTTATACGATTTCCAAAGAAACGGAATCGCTGTATGGCGTGCTTCTTGACGGTATAAACAACGATGAAAAGCTTTATTTAGCGCTTGATAATATTATAAAGATACGAACAGTACAAGACTATTCACCTTCGCAGGCTATTAATTTTGTTTACCTGCTCAAAAGAGTTATCCGTGATTTCGCTGCAGAACATATTCATGAAGAAAATATCTATAATGAACTACTTGAATTCGAATCGAGAATAGACAAGCTTGCCCTTTGCTCTTTTGATGTATATATGAGATGTAAAGAAAAAATTTACCAGATTCGATTGAATGAATCGAGAAGGAAAGTAGCCAAGCTTTTAGAGAAAGTAAATTTAAACTCCGGCAATCCGGAACAGTTAGAGGAATAATAATATGTCTTTTTCTGCTTTGTGGGGAGGAACCATAATATGAATGTATTTCTATCGCTTGCCGCTGTAATAATTCTTATTTTGCTGGCAATGGCGGGGGTTGGCGCAATTGGGCTTGATTATCTCTTTGGAGTTGTTATTCCCTATGCTGCGTTTTTAATATTTATTGTCGGCTTTGTTTACCGCATCATCATTTGGTCGAAATCGCCAGTTCCCTTTCGCATACCAACAACATGCGGACAACAAAAGACATTAAGCTGGATTAAATCGAGCAAACTTGAAAGCCCGCATACAACTCTTGGCGTGATTGGCAGAATGGCTCTCGAGATACTCTTTTTCCGTTCGCTTTTCAGAAACACTAAAACCGAAATAAAACCCGGCCCGCAAATAGTATATGGCTCCAACAAATGGCTCTGGTTAGGAGGGCTTGCATTCCACTGGAGCTTTCTGATTATTTTAATCAGACACCTGCGGTTTTTCATTGAGCCTGTCCCCTATTATATAACAATGATTGAGCACCTTGACGGCTTTTTTCAAGTAGGATTACCGGAAATCCTATTAACTGATATTGCAATTCTTTCAGCGTTAACATTTCTCATCTTGCGCCGCTTCGGCCCAAGGCTTCGCTATATCTCACTGCCGGCTGATTATTTTCCGCTTCTGCTGATTATTAGCATCGCAACTACCGGCGTCTTAATGAGATATTTTACTAAAACCGATATCGTGGGCATCAAGGAATTAGCGTTAGGTCTGGCAACATTTAGTCCGGTTGTTCCGGAGGGTATAGGCTTAACATTTTTCGTACACCTGTTTCTTGTCAGCGTACTGCTCATTTATTTCCCGTTCAGCAAACTGATGCATTTAGGCGGAGTTTTCTTAAGTCCTACCAGAAATTTAGCTAACAACAACCGCATGAAAAGACATGTCAACCCTTGGGATTACCCTGTAAATGTGCATACCTACGAGGAATACGAAGACGAATTCAGGGATGTAATGAAAGCCGCTGGCTTACCATTGGAGAAGGAATCATAATATGTCAGAAGACAAAAAAAAGCCTGAAGAGCTGGCGCAAGTTGACTATAAACCGCCCAAGAAAAAATGGTCAGATCCCTCTGTCGAATTCAAGAAAGGCACTTATAATTACTCGGCCTTGCCGGATAATTTAGATTATCTCGGTTTATACAATCCGGGCAAATGGTATGCCCCCGAAAAAGAATGGCCGGTTCCGGAAAATTGGAAAGAGATAATTCTTAAGGGATTAAAAGAGCGTCTCGACAGGTATCGGTCATTAAAGATCTTTATGGATGTTTGTGTAAGATGCGGAGCCTGCGCTGATAAATGTCATTACTACATCGGTTCCGGCGATCCCAAAAATATGCCGGTGCTTCGCGCCGAGCTTCTAAGATCAGTCTATAGGAATAATTTTACGGCCGCTGGAAAAATTATGGGCAAAATAGCCGGCGGCAGAGAACTGACACTTGATGTGCTGAAAGAATGGTTCTACTATTTCTACCAATGCACCGAGTGCCGCCGATGTTCGGTATTTTGCCCTTACGGCATCGATACCGCCGAGATCACTATGATGGTTCGCGAGCTATTGAATCTAATCGGATTGAATATCGACTGGATTATAACTCCGGCGGCTAACTGCCTGCGAACCGGCAACCATCTTGGCATCCAGCCGCATGGATTTGCTGATAGTATTGAGTTCGCCGTTGATGAGTTGGAGGAGCTGACCGGAATTAAGGTTGAGGCTCCCATAAATAAAAAAGGCGCCGAGATATTATTCATAGCTCCTTCCGCCGACTACTTTGCCTCGCCTCATTATTATACATTGCTTGGCTACCTTGCTTTGTTTCACGAAATCGGATTGGATTATACCTGGAGTTCTTATGCCTCCGAGGGCGGCAATTTTGGCCTGTTCCATTCGCAGGAAACGATGAAAAGATTGAATTCAAAAATCTATATGGAAGCTAAAAGGCTTGGCGTAAAGTGGGTTCTCGGCGGCGAGTGCGGCCATATGTGGCGAGTGGTGCATCAATATATGGATTCATTAAACGGGCCAGCCGATTTTCTTGAGGTACCGGTGTCGCCTATAACGAAAACTCGGTTTGAAAATACTAAAGCGACCAAAATGGTTCATATCTGCGAATTCACCGCTGATTTAATCAAGAACGGCAAAATCAAGCTGGATCCCAGCCGCAACGACCAGTGGACGCCGACATATCACGATTCATGCAATCCGGCGCGAGCGATGGGGCTTTTGGAGGAACCGCGATACATCATCAATGCTGTTTCAAATAAATTCCATGAGATGCCGGAAAATACAATTAGAGAGCAAACATTTTGCTGCGGCAGCGGCGCCGGACTTGGCACCGATGAAAACCTTGAAATGAGACTCCGCGGCGGGCTTCCAAGAGCTAATGCTGTTAAGTATGTGAAAGAAAAATACGGCGTCAATATACTGCTCTGCATCTGCGCGATTGACAAAGCCACTCTGCCCACCTTGCTTGATTACTGGGTTCCCGGCACTGAAGTCGGCGGTATTCACGAGTTGGTCGGCAACGCTTTGGTCATGAAAGGAGAAAAAAGAACTACCGACTTAAGAGGCGAACCGTTCGTAGGAAAGGAGAGTAAAAAAGATGTATAATGCTGGTAAAATAATTATCGGATTAATTATCTTTCTCATCCTGATTACCTTTCCTATATGGTATAATGCCGTAAGCGGTAATCCGACCTCTGCGCCCGATTTGAAAATAATTACCGATGCCAAACAATGTGTAGCGCCGACTGATTATATGCGCGCTAACCATATGAACCTGCTTGATGAATGGCGCGATAAAGTCGTTCGCGGGAAGGAAAGATATATAATGCTGGATGGCAAACAATATGAAATGAGTCTTTCGAATACCTGCTTGGATTGTCATTCAAACAAAGCAGAATTTTGCGATCAATGCCATA
Coding sequences within:
- the dsrJ gene encoding sulfate reduction electron transfer complex DsrMKJOP subunit DsrJ, translated to MYNAGKIIIGLIIFLILITFPIWYNAVSGNPTSAPDLKIITDAKQCVAPTDYMRANHMNLLDEWRDKVVRGKERYIMLDGKQYEMSLSNTCLDCHSNKAEFCDQCHNYMDVDPYCWDCHIESKE
- a CDS encoding TusE/DsrC/DsvC family sulfur relay protein, with amino-acid sequence MAIFEHGDIKIDVDEDGFMLEPDQWTEDVAIALATTEAVDNMTEEHWKLVNYLREYYLKFGIAPMIRKLCKETGFPLKKVYELFPSGPAKGACKVAGLAKPTGCV
- a CDS encoding (Fe-S)-binding protein; this encodes MSEDKKKPEELAQVDYKPPKKKWSDPSVEFKKGTYNYSALPDNLDYLGLYNPGKWYAPEKEWPVPENWKEIILKGLKERLDRYRSLKIFMDVCVRCGACADKCHYYIGSGDPKNMPVLRAELLRSVYRNNFTAAGKIMGKIAGGRELTLDVLKEWFYYFYQCTECRRCSVFCPYGIDTAEITMMVRELLNLIGLNIDWIITPAANCLRTGNHLGIQPHGFADSIEFAVDELEELTGIKVEAPINKKGAEILFIAPSADYFASPHYYTLLGYLALFHEIGLDYTWSSYASEGGNFGLFHSQETMKRLNSKIYMEAKRLGVKWVLGGECGHMWRVVHQYMDSLNGPADFLEVPVSPITKTRFENTKATKMVHICEFTADLIKNGKIKLDPSRNDQWTPTYHDSCNPARAMGLLEEPRYIINAVSNKFHEMPENTIREQTFCCGSGAGLGTDENLEMRLRGGLPRANAVKYVKEKYGVNILLCICAIDKATLPTLLDYWVPGTEVGGIHELVGNALVMKGEKRTTDLRGEPFVGKESKKDV
- the dsrM gene encoding sulfate reduction electron transfer complex DsrMKJOP subunit DsrM, coding for MNVFLSLAAVIILILLAMAGVGAIGLDYLFGVVIPYAAFLIFIVGFVYRIIIWSKSPVPFRIPTTCGQQKTLSWIKSSKLESPHTTLGVIGRMALEILFFRSLFRNTKTEIKPGPQIVYGSNKWLWLGGLAFHWSFLIILIRHLRFFIEPVPYYITMIEHLDGFFQVGLPEILLTDIAILSALTFLILRRFGPRLRYISLPADYFPLLLIISIATTGVLMRYFTKTDIVGIKELALGLATFSPVVPEGIGLTFFVHLFLVSVLLIYFPFSKLMHLGGVFLSPTRNLANNNRMKRHVNPWDYPVNVHTYEEYEDEFRDVMKAAGLPLEKES
- a CDS encoding FAD-dependent oxidoreductase, translating into MVKKVKKKKKGLRSLRSSGGSAVETSSLRPKFVPKKSPCGSVGCPNHNHIRKALMAVSRAEEFGKDVDEQIKEAFYTFLETTPFPSVCGRVCPHPCETECNRNEKEGALGINSFERFLGDYGLENKLAPIMLTEKKRSEKIAIIGSGPGGMSCAYQLARRGYPVTVFEAFPKTGGMLRYGIPDYRLPQNILDAEIKRIQDMGVEIKTNTTVGKDIPYEDLQKEYKAIFVALGAHKGKNLRIEGEDAPNVFTGTDFLHRVNAGESVEVGDNVVVIGGGDTAIDAARIARRLGANATILYRRTRKEMPAIDEEIDGAEKEGVRIDLLAAPIEIYTKDGKAIGMKCQKMELGEPDDSGRRRPMPIEGDTYDLEFSALIAAISQEPDFNGFGSLIEGKDWIKVDDKFKTKIDATYSGGDNINLGLAIDAIFHGRMAAGRIHEMLSGEAVPVMPKMDTIRMDKMAHGYYEEKQRTPIKEIAVEDALKSLTAEITSTWSKDEAVGESMRCMSCGMCFDCGTCWSFCQDNAIIKPLIRGEEYKFKMEFCNGCKKCAENCPCGYIEMH
- a CDS encoding cobyrinate a,c-diamide synthase, whose protein sequence is MVAKLPRLLIAGLSGDSGKTIVSLSLLTALSQKGVDISVFKKGPDYIDSAWLSIISKTQCRNLDTYLVEPDDVYNIFTGNAGKDISIIEGNRGIFDGKDVSGTHSTAGLAKLLRAPIILVVDATKSTRTIAALVKGCIDFDPDIVIAGIVLNRIAGERHKKIITQSIEKYCGLPVLGSIPKLDKNSTIIPGRHLGLVTPQECENNLKLNSILLEIAEKYLNIGKLIEIANNAEILDAAAAPASRQVESKTNNNEKIVKIGYFKDSVFTFYYPENLEALEASGAELTAISSLNDKSLPDIDALYIGGGFPETQAQLLAGNKSMMESVRKAAVSGMPIYAECGGLIYLSRSLKYDGKLFLMAGVFPIDLKINPKPVGHGYTSIKIDYDNPYFETGSTIKGHEFHYSGLAANQLDNPIDSIVSCMDVLTGYGIGKQRDGLVYNNTLACYTHIHAAGNEKWAENLIENALQYKEKRSNRSNSWNSNYSKGNNCSNNLNSACAVQNISYCG
- a CDS encoding RsbRD N-terminal domain-containing protein → MLKNFLEQNKSEIIKRWFDSIIETYPENSHDFFKRDKNQFGNPVGYTISKETESLYGVLLDGINNDEKLYLALDNIIKIRTVQDYSPSQAINFVYLLKRVIRDFAAEHIHEENIYNELLEFESRIDKLALCSFDVYMRCKEKIYQIRLNESRRKVAKLLEKVNLNSGNPEQLEE
- the dsrB gene encoding dissimilatory-type sulfite reductase subunit beta, which produces MKDRRTDYGPPHYEQFLPPIVKENYGKWEYHEIIKPGVMVHVSETGAKLYTVRAASGRLISVQKIRMYCDLADKYCGGYVRFTSRHNIEFLFGDEKNIEPLIKDLEEMGHPVGGIGNAITSIVHTQGWVHCHSAATDASGIVKAVMDDLIEYFKERKLPGKLRIALACCLNMCGAVHCSDIAILGIHRRPPKIDHANLKKVCEIPNVSASCPTAAIRPATVDGYASVEVDEDQCMFCANCFTVCPAMTLNDPLNDGVSIWVGGKVSNARHEPMFSKLAIPFIPNNPPRWPEVTSAIRNLVELWAKNAKKYERMGEWIERIGWPKFFRMSGIKFQKEHIDDFKHAGLTYKRSTHLTF